TGTATTCAAAAACATTGGCTAAAAAGCTGATGATTTTTTGGGCTTCACTTTTTTTGGCGCTCATCTCGGCCAGTACAAAAATTTTACCGGCGAGCCGTTCTTTGTGGGTTTCTGGCTGGGAAACATAAGCTTCTCCGGCATAGTCTTCACTGCGCCCGGAGTTTAAGATGATCGAAGCGATTTTATTAGACATAAGTTCAAAAATCGAGGCCCTGCACTTGGCTTTTCCGGCGAATTTAATCGCTTTTCGTTTGACTCCTCGTTGCTGATATTATACTATAAAATTATAAATAGATAAAGTTATGTTAAATAAAATAGTCGGTTCAGAGGCCCGGGTAAAAATATTGAACGCTTTTTTAATTGAGCCCGAGAAGCATCACTATTTGCGGCAACTCGCTCGTGATCTTGATCTCCAAGTAAACTCTGTCCGTCGTGAGCTTAATAATTTGGAAGAATTAGGTTTAATTGTTGTAATTGATAAAGACCTTGTTAGTAGTAAGGAAAAAAAATATTACGGCGTTAATTCCAGTTTTTTGCTTTTTAATGAGTTGCGAGCTCTATTTTTAAAAGCGCAATTAAGTGGGATCAGTGAATTTATTGCTGACGTGCAAAAAATTTGTACGCCCCGACTTTTTATTTTAAGTGGTTTTTTTGTCAATCAGGCTAACGCCACTACTGATTTACTGCTGGTCGGTGATTTTAAAAAAGGCCCCTTTTTAAAACGCTTAACGGCTTTTGAGCAAGAGTTAGGCCGAGAGATAAATTATACTTTAATGACGGAGGCGGAATACTCTTATCGTTTAGAGGTCGGTGATATTTTTCTTAATGAAATTTGGGATTCGGAAAAAACTGTGGTGTGCGATCATTTAGGCAAGTCGCCAAAATAATTATTTTTTATGAAAAAAGGCCTGAAAAAAACTGGTAAAATCATTCTCATTTTACTCTTGTCAGTTTTAGCTATTTTTATTTTTTTAGCACTTTCTTTGGTTAACAAAGTGAGTGTCTCTCAAGATTATTATAATAATCTTACTAAAGGGAAAAATAATTTAGAGCTGGCTTTTTCTTTGGTTAAGCAAGGGGATTACCCTCAAGCGCGTC
This window of the Candidatus Parcubacteria bacterium genome carries:
- a CDS encoding winged helix-turn-helix domain-containing protein (Derived by automated computational analysis using gene prediction method: GeneMarkS-2+. GO_function: GO:0003677 - DNA binding [Evidence IEA]), producing the protein MLNKIVGSEARVKILNAFLIEPEKHHYLRQLARDLDLQVNSVRRELNNLEELGLIVVIDKDLVSSKEKKYYGVNSSFLLFNELRALFLKAQLSGISEFIADVQKICTPRLFILSGFFVNQANATTDLLLVGDFKKGPFLKRLTAFEQELGREINYTLMTEAEYSYRLEVGDIFLNEIWDSEKTVVCDHLGKSPK